In Tistrella mobilis, the genomic window GGCTCGAACGGCTGCGGCAAGACCACGACCATGAAGATGCTGACCGGCCTGCTGCCGCCGACCGACGGCGAGGCGCTGCTCTTCGGCCGGCCCCTCAATGCCGGGGATATCGAGACCCGCCGCCGGGTCGGCTACATGTCGCAGGCCTTCTCGCTTTATGGCGAGCTGACCGTGCGCCAGAATCTCGACCTGCATGCCCGGCTTTATGGACTGGACGACACTCGGACCAGGGACCGGATGGCCGCGATGATGGCCGAGCTTGACCTGGCAGGGGTCGCGGACCAGGTCTCGGATGCGCTGCCGCTCGGCATTCGCCAGCGGCTGCAGCTTGCCGCCGCCGTTCTGCATGAGCCCGATATCCTGATCCTGGACGAGCCGACCTCCGGCGTGGACCCTGTCGCCCGCGACCGTTTCTGGGCCTATCTGGGGGTGCTGGCGCGCGAGCGCGGTGTGACGATCTTCATCTCCACCCATTTCATGAACGAGGCGGCACGCTGCGACCGCATCTCGCTGATGCATGCCGGCCGGGTGCTGGCGGTGGGCACGCCCGCGGAGCTGGCGGCAGAGGATCCCGGCGGCAGCCTGGAGGAAGCCTTCGTGGCCCGGCTTCAGTCGGCGACCAATGGGGCGGCGACCAATGGGGCGGCGGCCGATGGGGCGGCAGCCGATGGGACGGCGACTGAGGGAGCGGCACCTGCGGCCGCCGTCGCGGAGCCGGCACCGGCCCTGCCGGCCCGGCCGCCCAGGCGCCGGGATCTCCGCCGGCTCTGGGCCTATGCCCGGCGTGAGACGATGGAGCTTGCCCGCGATCCGATCCGGCTGGCCTTCGCGCTGCTCGGGCCGGTGATCCTGATGCTGACCTTCGGCTTCGGCATCTCCTTCGATGTGGAGGATCTGCCCTATGCGGTCTATGACCAGGATCAGTCCACCGAAAGCCGGTCGCTGATCGAGGCCTTCGCAGGCTCGCGCTATTTCGAGGAACATGCGCCCATCCACAGCCCCGCAGAGATGGACCGGCGGCTTCAGGCCGGCGAGCTGAAGCTCGCGATCGAGATCCCGGCCGATTTCGGCCGCGACCTGACCCGTGGCCGGGTGCCCGAAGTCGGTGTGGTGCTTGATGGGGCCATGCCCTTCCGGGCCGAAACCACGCGCGCCTATGTCCAGGGCGTGGCGCAGCGCCATCTGGAGGAAATGCGCGAGGCCTCGTCCCTGCCGGTTTCGACGACGCCCTCGGTCACGATCGAGACCCGCTTCCGCTACAACCAGGCGTTCCGCAGCGTCGAGGCGATCGTGCCTGGCGTGATCATGCTGATGCTGGTGCTGATCCCGGCGATGATGACCGCGGTGGGCGTGGTGCGCGAGAAGGAGACCGGCTCGATCGCCAATTTCCGCGCGACGCCGGTCACCCGCTTCGAATTCCTGGCCGGCAAGCAGTTGCCCTATTTCGGCATCGCGGCGCTGAGCTTTCTGGTGCTGTCCATCGTTGCCGGCCTGGTCTTCGGACTGGAGGTGAAGGGGTCGGGCCTGGCGCTGCTGACGGGCGCCCTGCTCTATGTGGCGGCGACGACGGCCTTCGGCCTGCTGGTCTCGGCCTTTATGAAAAGCCAGCTGGCGGCGCTGTTCGCCACGGCCATCGTCTGCATGATCCCGGCAATAAACTTTTCGGGCCTGCTGACCCCGGTGTCGGCGCTCACCGGTGGCGGCCGGGTGTTGGGCCTTGCGTTCCCGGCGGCCTGGTTCCAGCAGATCAGCATCGGCACCTTCACCAAGAGCCTGGGCTTTGCGGAGCTGTGGCACAACCATCTGGCACTGGCCGGTTTTGCGCTGCTGTTCCTGATCGCGGCCCAATGGGTGCTGCCCAAGCAGGAGCGTTGAGCCGATGCGTCCCGCCAACATCTTCCGCCTGGGCGTGAAGGAGCTGCGCAGCCTCGCCGCCGACCCGGTGCTGGTCTTCCTGATCCTCTACACCTTCACCTATGCGATCTATGCGGTCGCAAGCGGCGCTAATTTCGAGGTCAGCAATGCGGCGGTGGCGGTGGTCGACGATGACCGCTCGGCGCTGTCGCTCAGGCTGCGCGATGCGGTGCTGCCGCCGCAGTTCGCATCCGTGGTCGAACTGACGGCACCCGAGGCCGATGCTGCGCTCGATGCCGGCGATGCGGTCTTCGTGCTGCACATTCCTTCGGGCTTCGAAGCCGATCTGCTGCGTGGCCGGGATGCGACGCTGCTGCTCGACATCGACGCCACCGCCATGACCCAGGCGGGCAACGGCGCTGCCTATCTCCAGTCGATCATCGCGCGCGAAATCTCCGCGGCGGCCGGGCGCGACGACGGCATGTCGGGGGATCTGCCGATCGATCTGGTCGTGCGGTCGCGCTTCAACCCCAACCTGTCTTCGGTCTGGTTCAACGCGGTGATGCAGGTGATCAACAACGTCACCATGCTGTCGGTGATTCTGGCCGGTGCCGCGCTGATCCGCGAGCGTGAGCACGGCACGATCGAGCATCTGCTGGTGATGCCGGTTCGCCCGGCCGAGATTATGGCCGCCAAGATCTGGGCCAACGGCTCAGTGATCGTCGTCGCCTCGGTGCTGTCGCTGATCGGCATGGTCCAGGGGGTGCTTGCGGTCCCGATCCACGGCTCGCTGCTGCTCTATACCGCAGGGGCGGTGCTCTACCAGTTCTCGGTAACCGCGCTCGGCATCCTGCTCGCCACCATCGCGCGGTCGATGCCCCAATTCGGCCTGCTGGTCATCCCGGTGATCGTGACCATGAACCTGCTCTCGGGTTCGTCCACGCCGCTTGAGAGCATGCCGCTCTGGCTGCAGAAGGTGATGATGCTCTCCCCCGCCACCCATTTCGTGGCGTTCTCGCAGGCCGTGCTCTATCGCGGTGCCGGTCTGGATGTTGTCTGGCCGACGCTGGCCATTCTGGCGGGGATCGGGTTTGCGATCTTCGCGATCGCCCTCGCACGGTTCCGGCGGAAAATTGTGGAGATGGGGTGAGGCGTCGAAATGGGGTGATGTCCCGGCCCGTCTCGATGATCAGGACAGCTGATCGAGAAAACTGGCGCAGTCATCGAGCCGCGGTCTGGCGGCGCGCAGGACGCTGTCGTGGATGTCCGGAGGAAAGCCTTCCGGCAAGTCGGTGACCACCACGGCATCGAAAGCGGTTTCCCCCCGCTCGACCACCTGCTGCAGGGCGGCCTTGAAGATCAGGGGCGGGATGCCGGCTTTTTCTGCCGTCTGAGTGAAGTGGCGGGGCTGAATCTGATCCAGGCGATAATGATGGTTCGGCCCGACCGACATGGCGAGCTTCATCTGTCTGTGCTCGGCCTGCCTGTGATCGAAGCCGGGTTGTGCGGTCAGGATGTCATAGAGCGGGGTCATCCTGAACCGCCCGCCGGGTGCCAGGAAAACACTGAAGTTCTTCGCGTGGCCGTCCGTTGCCCCGATGATCCAGAACAGGATCTGGGCTATCAGAAAATGACGATGATCCCGGCCCGGATCATCGCTGCCCTTCAGGGCGTTGAGAATATCGACGATCCCGGGGCCGCCTTCGCTCTGGTATTTGAGGGTCGGAGGCGTACCGGTGAGCTGGCAGAAATCTTCCTGCGGCAGCCGGATGAGCCAGCCATTGTTGAGCCGCTTGCGATCGAAACGCCTGACGACCAGCGCCTTGACCCCTGAAAAGACCATCATCGCGGCGTGATTGACATCCAGAAGGCCTGGGCGAGTTTCAGGCAATAGAACTCGTTCTCGACGCTGTTCGACAGATCTGTGCCGTCGGGCGGATGGCCGATCTGTGTGTTCAGGATATGCGTGGTGGGTGTGGTTCCTGTCGGTTTCAGCCATTGCCCCTCGTGGAACAGAAGCGCCGTCTTCTCCTGCGCGCCGGCAATGGAGATCCGGAAATCGTCATCCCCCTGCAGACTGAGCGGGATCTGTCCCAGGTTCTTGAGCATGGTGGCGATGTCGTCGTCCGAGACCGGTTCTCCCTCGATTCTGTCGAGCGATGAGGGAGGTGTGTCGTCGTCGAGAAACTGGAGCGCACCGACGCAGTCCTGGCCGATCCTGGAGAGCAGGCCGTAAGCGTCCGTGCCGGTTGCGCCGACCCGTTCGGCGACACGTCGCCTGATGGCCGGCTGATCCGGCAACAGATTGTCGAGAAATGCGGTCACTTCCGGGCCGCGGTGCGCTTCATGGCGCAGTGGCAGGGAGAGCGACACCGGGATCGCATCCGGCCGGTCTGCCCAGGCCGGATCGTAGGTGAAAACCACGGCGCCGTTCAGCTGCTTTGACAGACGGCCGACAAGGTATCCGTTCAGATAAACATGGTGGTCGGCATAGGTTTTTCGCCGTGCCATCAATCGTCGTTCCCGCCAAGAAGCATTCGGGCGATGGCGTCGTCGACGGTGGATCGGTCGCGAGGCGCAGCCTGAAGGCCGAGATCGAGAGCGGCCAAAAGATCGATGAGCGTATCCAGGCGGAGGCTGGGATAGCCTTGCTAGATCTGAGAGATCATGCTCTGCCGCTGACCTGTCCTGACACCGAGAGCTGCCTGAGTGAGGCCGAGCTTCCGCCTTTGTCTGCGGATGAGGTTGCCCAGCTGTTGGGGCGTGCGGCATGATATCTGCCATGGCCGGCATGTCCTCACCAGGTTGCCAGAAAACCGTATAAGAACAATTTATCTCCGATTCCGAATAAAGTGATTTTATCCGGAATCGGAGATAGTGCCGCCATATGCTGTTTCAGACATAAAAGCGGGGGCCCTCAAGCTGCCGGCGGAGCCCGGGATGTCAGTCGATCAGCCCGCCCTTCGCATCGAAGAAGGGATGGGGGCCGTCGAACCGGCCCGGATAGGCCAGATGGCTGACCAGAAGCCGCGGCGGGGTGAAGCGGAAGAGACGGATCGCCGGCGGTTCCATGGTGAAGGTGGAAGGCCCGCCCAGGGTCAGATCCAGCGTTACCGCATGGGCGGCATTGGGGGCGATCGAGACCGCGACCCCGTCGAGCACCGTGTCGATGGCGCGATGGACATGGCCGCAGGCGAGATGCAGCACCTGGGGGTGGTGGCGGAGGACCGCGATCAACTCGGCGCCGTCCTTCAGATTCTGCACGTCCATATGGCCGATGCCGGTCTCGAAGGGCGGGTGGTGGACGAAGACCAGGGTCGGCCGGTCGGCACCGGCGGTGAGCATCCGGTCGAGCCAGGCGAGTTGGGCCGCGCCGACCATGCCCCATGGTACACCCGCGACCGAGCTGTCGAGCCCGATCAGCCGCACCGGATGATGGTCGATCAGGCAGGCGGCGAAATCGGCATCGTCGACATAGGGGACCACATCCGCGAAGGCGGTGCGCATCTCATCGGCGCGATCGTGATTGCCGGGTACGGCATACCAGGGGGCTTTGATCCGGTCGAGCAGCGGCCGGAGCACGGCATATTCCGCAGCAGAGCCCGTATCGGTGAGGTCGCCCGACAGAATGACGGCGTCGACCTCGGGCACGAAGGCGTTGACGTAGTCCACGGCCGCCGTCAGCAGGCCGGCGGTATCGACCCGGCCATAGGCCGGCCGGCCGCCGGGTTTCAGATGGGTGTCGGTCAGTTGGGCGATCAGCATGAGGGTTCAGGCTCCGAGGCGGATACGGGCGGCGGCGGGCACGTCGATGCCGAGCAGGGTACCGGTCTCGGGCAGATCGGCGCGGGCGGCGGTTTCGACCATCCAGCTTTCGCCTGCGGGGCCTGAGAGTTTCAGCCGGCAGCGATCGCCCAGGAAATGGCAGACGGTGACGGTGCCGGTGAGCAGCCCGTCGCCCGGAGCCGTCAGCCGGGCGTCTTCCGGGCGGAAGAGCAGTGTCTCGCCCCGGGCATCGACCGCGCGGTTCATGGTGCCGACGAAGCCTGCGACGAAATCATCGGCGGGCGCATGATAGATCTCGCGCGGGGTGCCGCGCTGGGCGATGCGGCCGGCATTCATCACCACGATCTCGTCACCCAGCACCATCGCCTCGGCCTGGTCGTGGGTGACGTAGACGGCGGTGATGTGCAGGCTGCGCAGCAGGGCGTCGATCTCGGTCCGCAGATGCTCGCGTAGCGCGGCGTCGAGCGCCGTCAGCGGCTCGTCGAGCAGCAGCAGGCGCGGCCGGACGGCGATGGCGCGGGCAAGCGCCGTGCGCTGGCGCTGGCCGCCCGACAGCTGGTCGATCCGCCGGTCGGCCAGGGCGTCGATCCGCATCAGCGCCAGCATCTCGTCGACCCGGCTGTCGATCTCGCGCCGGGGCAGGCGCCGGACCTTCAGCCCGTAGGCCACGTTGCCGCGCACGGTGAGATTGGGGAAGAGCGCATAGGACTGGAACACCATGCCCACCTCGCGCGCCTCGATCGGCAGCCGGGTGACGTCCTCGCCGTCGAACAGCACCCGTCCACCCGGATCGGGCCGGTCCAGCCCGGCGATGATCCGCAGCAGCGTGGTCTTGCCGCAACCCGAGGGGCCGAGCAGCACGGCGGTGCGGCCGGCGGGAATGTCGAGATCGATGGGCGTCAGCGCCCGGGTGCCGTCGGGCCAGGTGCGGGCGCAGCCGCGGAGTTCGACCGCGGTGGCGCCCG contains:
- a CDS encoding ABC transporter ATP-binding protein — translated: MTTDTASSGATAVELRGCARTWPDGTRALTPIDLDIPAGRTAVLLGPSGCGKTTLLRIIAGLDRPDPGGRVLFDGEDVTRLPIEAREVGMVFQSYALFPNLTVRGNVAYGLKVRRLPRREIDSRVDEMLALMRIDALADRRIDQLSGGQRQRTALARAIAVRPRLLLLDEPLTALDAALREHLRTEIDALLRSLHITAVYVTHDQAEAMVLGDEIVVMNAGRIAQRGTPREIYHAPADDFVAGFVGTMNRAVDARGETLLFRPEDARLTAPGDGLLTGTVTVCHFLGDRCRLKLSGPAGESWMVETAARADLPETGTLLGIDVPAAARIRLGA
- a CDS encoding ABC transporter permease; translated protein: MRPANIFRLGVKELRSLAADPVLVFLILYTFTYAIYAVASGANFEVSNAAVAVVDDDRSALSLRLRDAVLPPQFASVVELTAPEADAALDAGDAVFVLHIPSGFEADLLRGRDATLLLDIDATAMTQAGNGAAYLQSIIAREISAAAGRDDGMSGDLPIDLVVRSRFNPNLSSVWFNAVMQVINNVTMLSVILAGAALIREREHGTIEHLLVMPVRPAEIMAAKIWANGSVIVVASVLSLIGMVQGVLAVPIHGSLLLYTAGAVLYQFSVTALGILLATIARSMPQFGLLVIPVIVTMNLLSGSSTPLESMPLWLQKVMMLSPATHFVAFSQAVLYRGAGLDVVWPTLAILAGIGFAIFAIALARFRRKIVEMG
- the rbbA gene encoding ribosome-associated ATPase/putative transporter RbbA — encoded protein: MAVLGGVTHRFGKVTALDRVDLEMTAGSTLGLIGPDGVGKSTLLSLIAGVRRIQAGRVEVLGGNMADAAHRRLVAPRIAYMPQGLGRNLYPTLSVFENVDFFGRLFGQGKAERRARIAELLEATGLAPFPDRPAGKLSGGMKQKLGLCCALIHDPDLLILDEPTTGVDPLSRRQFWTLIDRIRARRPGMGVLVATAYMEEAARFDRLVAMDGGQVIAAGTPAELRARTGEADLERAFIRLLPEARRRDHQAPVIPPRAPDGDGSPSIEARGLTCRFGDFTAVDAVDFAIGRGEIFGFLGSNGCGKTTTMKMLTGLLPPTDGEALLFGRPLNAGDIETRRRVGYMSQAFSLYGELTVRQNLDLHARLYGLDDTRTRDRMAAMMAELDLAGVADQVSDALPLGIRQRLQLAAAVLHEPDILILDEPTSGVDPVARDRFWAYLGVLARERGVTIFISTHFMNEAARCDRISLMHAGRVLAVGTPAELAAEDPGGSLEEAFVARLQSATNGAATNGAAADGAAADGTATEGAAPAAAVAEPAPALPARPPRRRDLRRLWAYARRETMELARDPIRLAFALLGPVILMLTFGFGISFDVEDLPYAVYDQDQSTESRSLIEAFAGSRYFEEHAPIHSPAEMDRRLQAGELKLAIEIPADFGRDLTRGRVPEVGVVLDGAMPFRAETTRAYVQGVAQRHLEEMREASSLPVSTTPSVTIETRFRYNQAFRSVEAIVPGVIMLMLVLIPAMMTAVGVVREKETGSIANFRATPVTRFEFLAGKQLPYFGIAALSFLVLSIVAGLVFGLEVKGSGLALLTGALLYVAATTAFGLLVSAFMKSQLAALFATAIVCMIPAINFSGLLTPVSALTGGGRVLGLAFPAAWFQQISIGTFTKSLGFAELWHNHLALAGFALLFLIAAQWVLPKQER
- a CDS encoding phosphodiesterase, whose translation is MLIAQLTDTHLKPGGRPAYGRVDTAGLLTAAVDYVNAFVPEVDAVILSGDLTDTGSAAEYAVLRPLLDRIKAPWYAVPGNHDRADEMRTAFADVVPYVDDADFAACLIDHHPVRLIGLDSSVAGVPWGMVGAAQLAWLDRMLTAGADRPTLVFVHHPPFETGIGHMDVQNLKDGAELIAVLRHHPQVLHLACGHVHRAIDTVLDGVAVSIAPNAAHAVTLDLTLGGPSTFTMEPPAIRLFRFTPPRLLVSHLAYPGRFDGPHPFFDAKGGLID